The following coding sequences are from one Persephonella hydrogeniphila window:
- a CDS encoding HAMP domain-containing protein, translating into MNTPAFVRKSIINKILVITVSGAVVVSILAFGIFYFIFASEGTYHFLESILNYAKTHPLTFAVFLGFLTFQASLIPIVMTYFLLKKEIIDPLNSIADRMEKISMGEIDEEIPVEREDEIGHLQESFERMRMSLKVIIEKLESDQL; encoded by the coding sequence GAAATCTATAATTAACAAAATCCTTGTGATCACAGTTTCAGGAGCAGTTGTTGTATCAATCCTTGCCTTCGGCATTTTTTATTTTATCTTCGCAAGTGAGGGTACATATCATTTCTTAGAAAGTATACTGAACTACGCAAAAACACATCCCCTTACATTTGCTGTATTCCTTGGCTTTCTTACATTTCAAGCCTCTTTAATCCCGATTGTTATGACATACTTCCTTCTGAAAAAAGAGATCATAGATCCGCTAAACAGTATTGCCGATAGAATGGAAAAGATATCTATGGGTGAGATTGATGAAGAGATTCCTGTAGAAAGAGAAGATGAGATAGGGCATCTGCAGGAGTCCTTTGAGAGAATGAGGATGAGCCTCAAAGTTATAATCGAAAAATTAGAAAGTGATCAACTGTGA